The Saccharopolyspora gloriosae genome has a segment encoding these proteins:
- a CDS encoding DUF3040 domain-containing protein, which translates to MPLSEHEQRLLDQIERALYAEDPKFVSTVRGGRLHRPSRRRRLQGIAVFALGLILLVLGVVIPVKPADIPVVSVVGFLVMFGGAVLVLSAMRGGSQEAESEGEENAGSSGDDRKKPEPRERGSFTQRMEERFRRRFEQ; encoded by the coding sequence ATGCCACTCTCCGAGCACGAGCAGCGACTGCTCGACCAGATCGAGCGCGCGCTCTACGCCGAGGATCCGAAGTTCGTCTCCACCGTGCGCGGTGGACGGTTGCACCGTCCGTCGCGACGGCGGCGCCTGCAAGGCATCGCCGTGTTCGCGCTGGGGTTGATCCTGCTGGTGCTCGGTGTGGTGATACCGGTCAAACCGGCCGATATCCCCGTGGTGAGCGTGGTCGGCTTCCTCGTGATGTTCGGCGGAGCAGTACTGGTGCTGTCCGCGATGCGTGGTGGCAGCCAGGAAGCGGAATCCGAAGGGGAGGAGAACGCGGGCTCATCCGGTGATGACCGGAAGAAGCCCGAACCACGGGAACGTGGATCCTTCACCCAGCGGATGGAAGAACGCTTCCGCAGGCGGTTCGAGCAGTAG
- a CDS encoding IS481 family transposase, with the protein MCHRNAPLTETGRLRLARCVVDDRWPLRRAAERFQVSPSTAQRWADRYRTEGEAGMADRSSRPHHSPRRTPSRTERRIIKVRVIRRWGPARIAFLLGLNPATVHRVLGRYRLARLAHLDRATGRVIRRYEYPQPGGLVHVDIKKVGNVPDGGGSKVLGRQAGSHNSQATVTDRRRAGGKKPAIGYSYLHNAVDDHSRLAYTEILPDETRETAAAFWQRAHTFFTDAGITVLRVLTDNGSCYRSHLWTATLTAAGITHLRIRPYRPQTNGKVERYNRTLLDEWAYAQLYLSDTERRNALPHWLHTYNHHRGHTALGGHPPASRVPNLTRHNR; encoded by the coding sequence GTGTGTCACCGTAACGCTCCGTTGACTGAGACGGGCAGGCTGCGTCTGGCTCGGTGTGTCGTGGACGATCGCTGGCCGTTGCGGCGTGCGGCTGAGCGTTTCCAAGTCTCGCCCAGCACCGCGCAACGGTGGGCGGATCGGTATCGCACCGAGGGCGAGGCGGGGATGGCAGACCGGTCCTCGCGTCCGCATCACAGTCCGCGGCGCACTCCGTCGCGCACCGAGCGGCGGATCATCAAGGTCCGGGTGATCCGCCGGTGGGGGCCGGCACGGATCGCGTTTTTGCTGGGCTTGAACCCGGCTACCGTGCACCGGGTCTTGGGCCGCTACAGGCTGGCCCGGCTCGCACACCTGGACCGGGCCACCGGGCGGGTGATCCGCCGCTACGAGTACCCGCAGCCCGGCGGCCTCGTCCACGTCGACATCAAGAAAGTCGGCAACGTCCCCGACGGCGGCGGCAGCAAAGTCCTCGGCCGCCAGGCCGGCAGCCACAACAGCCAGGCCACCGTCACCGACCGCCGCCGCGCCGGCGGGAAGAAACCCGCCATCGGCTACAGCTACCTGCACAACGCCGTCGATGACCACTCGCGGCTTGCCTACACCGAAATCCTTCCCGACGAGACACGCGAAACCGCCGCCGCGTTCTGGCAACGAGCACACACATTCTTCACCGATGCCGGGATCACCGTGCTCCGAGTACTGACCGACAACGGCTCCTGCTACCGCTCCCACCTCTGGACCGCCACACTCACCGCCGCCGGCATCACACACCTCCGCATCCGCCCCTACCGACCCCAAACCAACGGCAAAGTCGAACGCTACAACCGCACCCTGCTCGACGAATGGGCCTACGCCCAGCTCTACCTCTCCGACACCGAACGCCGAAACGCCCTCCCACACTGGCTCCACACCTACAATCACCACCGCGGCCACACCGCACTCGGCGGCCACCCACCCGCCAGCCGCGTCCCCAACCTCACAAGACACAACAGGTAG
- the istB gene encoding IS21-like element helper ATPase IstB, whose translation MATTNTTSGRNIAGEIAYLTRALKAPSPAGAVERLAQRARDEGWTHEEFLAACLQREVAARESHGGEGRIRSARFPSRKSLEEFDFDHQRSLKRDTINHLGTLDFVTAKENVVFLGPPGTGKTHLSIGIGMRACQAGHRVAFATAAEWVSRLAEAHHAGNLQAELVKLRRIPLIIIDEVGYIPFEAEAANLFFQLVSSRYERASLIVTSNKPFGRWGEVFGDDVVAAAMIDRLVHHTEVVSMKGDSYRLKDRDLGRVPAATKTND comes from the coding sequence ATGGCCACCACGAACACGACCAGTGGCCGCAACATCGCCGGCGAGATCGCCTATCTCACTCGCGCCCTCAAAGCGCCCTCGCCGGCCGGCGCGGTCGAACGGCTCGCGCAACGAGCCCGCGATGAGGGCTGGACGCATGAGGAATTCCTCGCCGCCTGCCTGCAACGCGAGGTCGCCGCACGGGAGTCTCATGGCGGTGAGGGCCGCATCCGCTCCGCGAGGTTCCCGTCGCGGAAATCCCTGGAAGAGTTCGATTTCGACCACCAACGCTCCCTCAAACGCGACACGATCAACCACCTCGGAACCTTGGATTTCGTCACTGCCAAAGAGAACGTGGTGTTTCTCGGGCCGCCCGGCACCGGGAAGACACACCTGTCGATCGGGATCGGCATGCGCGCTTGCCAGGCCGGTCACCGGGTCGCGTTCGCCACCGCCGCCGAGTGGGTCTCCCGCCTGGCCGAGGCCCACCACGCCGGCAACCTGCAAGCCGAACTGGTCAAGCTCCGCCGGATCCCGCTGATCATCATCGACGAGGTCGGCTACATCCCGTTCGAGGCCGAAGCGGCGAACCTGTTCTTCCAGCTCGTCTCGTCCCGATATGAACGAGCGAGCCTGATCGTCACCAGCAACAAGCCCTTCGGGCGCTGGGGCGAGGTCTTCGGCGACGACGTCGTCGCAGCAGCCATGATCGACCGCCTCGTCCACCACACCGAGGTCGTCTCCATGAAAGGAGACAGCTACCGACTCAAAGACCGAGACCTCGGCCGCGTCCCCGCAGCCACCAAGACCAACGACTAA
- the istA gene encoding IS21 family transposase, whose product MLSVEDWAEIRRLHRSEGMAIRAIARRLGISKNTVKKALASHGPPLYERAARGSVVDAVEPQIRALLAEFPEMPSSVIMERVGWQRGKTVLFERVAQLRPLFKPADPASRTEYQPGELAQCDLWFPPADVPLGFGQIGRPPVLVLVSGYSRVMTAVMLPSRQSADLLAGHWALISGWGRVPKALVWDNESAVGQWRGGKPQLTEAMHAFRGTLGIKVIQCRPGDPEAKGLVERANGYLETSFLPGRSFTGPADFNTQLQAWLLRANQRQHRRLGCRPVDRWGADRSAMLVLPPVTGWRLSTRLPRDHYVRLDSNDYSVHPRAVGRRVQVAANLDEVTVTCDDTEFARHVRCWADHQSITAPVHAAAAVELRRSRRLAAPGKTDTTVEHRELTDYDRMFGLTSAEEIA is encoded by the coding sequence GTGTTGAGCGTGGAGGACTGGGCGGAGATTCGTCGGTTGCACCGGTCGGAGGGGATGGCGATTCGGGCCATCGCTCGTCGGTTGGGGATCTCGAAGAACACGGTGAAGAAGGCGTTGGCGTCGCATGGGCCGCCGTTGTATGAGCGGGCGGCGCGTGGGTCGGTCGTGGATGCGGTCGAGCCGCAGATCCGTGCGTTGCTGGCGGAGTTCCCGGAGATGCCCTCGTCTGTGATCATGGAGCGAGTCGGCTGGCAGCGCGGGAAGACGGTGCTTTTCGAGCGGGTCGCGCAGTTGCGGCCGCTGTTCAAACCGGCTGATCCTGCGTCACGGACGGAGTATCAGCCGGGCGAGCTGGCGCAGTGTGATCTGTGGTTTCCACCGGCTGATGTGCCGCTCGGGTTCGGCCAGATTGGCCGGCCACCGGTATTGGTACTGGTCAGTGGCTATTCGCGGGTCATGACGGCGGTGATGCTGCCGTCGCGACAGTCGGCGGACTTGCTGGCCGGGCACTGGGCCTTGATCAGTGGCTGGGGCCGGGTTCCCAAGGCGTTGGTCTGGGATAACGAGTCCGCGGTCGGGCAGTGGCGTGGCGGGAAACCCCAGCTCACGGAAGCGATGCACGCATTCCGGGGAACGCTGGGCATCAAGGTGATCCAGTGCCGTCCAGGCGATCCAGAAGCGAAAGGGCTGGTCGAGCGGGCGAACGGGTATCTGGAAACGTCGTTTCTGCCCGGACGTTCGTTCACCGGCCCGGCGGATTTCAACACGCAGCTACAGGCCTGGCTCTTGCGGGCGAATCAGCGCCAGCACCGCAGGCTGGGTTGCAGGCCGGTGGATCGATGGGGCGCTGATCGCTCAGCGATGCTGGTGCTGCCGCCGGTGACCGGGTGGCGACTGAGTACCCGGTTGCCGCGGGATCACTACGTCCGGCTCGATTCCAACGACTACTCGGTGCACCCGAGAGCGGTCGGTCGCCGCGTCCAGGTCGCGGCGAATCTCGACGAAGTGACAGTGACCTGCGATGACACTGAATTCGCCCGGCATGTTCGATGCTGGGCTGATCACCAGAGCATCACCGCCCCGGTCCATGCCGCCGCGGCCGTCGAGTTGCGCCGGTCGCGTCGTCTCGCTGCGCCCGGCAAGACCGATACGACGGTTGAACACCGGGAACTGACCGACTACGACCGCATGTTCGGCCTCACCAGTGCTGAGGAGATCGCCTGA
- a CDS encoding DUF3488 and transglutaminase-like domain-containing protein, giving the protein MSTRVRPADTTAVATLAAVVATLAASTAFAGILGDGRWIVPAALAVAVVGGVGLLGRTLRWWPPLIVPAQAAVLTMLLSALFTDRALLGFLPGPAAFAELSGLLGQALTVAQEGVPPVPVELPLQVLLCLGLGVIALLVDAIAVSGGVPAVAGLVLLCVVAIPASLAPNMLPWWTFVAGAVGFALLLACSGRHRHGSAGRDRLDRRGVALAAASGVVALLTGVVFTGVGTEGRLPGGAATGYGSGTGGIGLRPFTSLRGQLDRDSPVDLFRISGLPEPTYLRAMTLRHFDPARGWELGALNTGVDAHRPLPLPTGTDTLAPGPTATVRIDPVGYRDPWLPIFGVPRSVDGMGDQWRYDPGSGVVFTQTRQESRPYVETVTLPSPTPQQLRQAGGPAEVDPAYLNTEGVSPRIAELAQRITADAPTDFDKAVAVQRFFTDRSNGFRYDLSTGPSTSGNALEDFLFRGKRGFCEQFASSMGVLLREAGVPTRVAVGFTPGSRDGDERVISTNDAHAWVEAYFPQYGWVTFDPTPLRDGRTALPEYLNPPAPAPSPAPDTGQTQQPPTDSAASQPETPDPGASQQEDPAPEPQQPGSGGVWVATGLILLAALLLGAAPAALREVRRRRRLNAVHAGAPGAAGVAWRELLDESTDRGGPPADTSGTVRSTATALLNTHELDETTAQAVHSLVTAVEQEWYAPTGHPAPTATAPPAEALPQVLKALSEHAPLTWPQRLLPRSVLPRKPKPQHGTT; this is encoded by the coding sequence GTGAGCACTCGGGTTCGTCCGGCGGACACGACGGCCGTGGCGACGCTGGCGGCAGTGGTGGCGACGCTGGCCGCTTCGACCGCGTTCGCCGGGATCCTCGGCGATGGCCGTTGGATCGTCCCGGCGGCGCTGGCGGTGGCCGTGGTCGGCGGTGTCGGCTTGCTGGGCCGCACGCTGCGCTGGTGGCCGCCGCTGATCGTGCCCGCGCAGGCCGCGGTGCTCACGATGCTGCTCTCGGCGCTGTTCACGGATCGGGCGCTGCTGGGGTTCCTGCCAGGGCCTGCCGCGTTCGCCGAGTTGTCCGGGCTGCTCGGGCAGGCTTTGACGGTGGCGCAGGAAGGCGTTCCGCCGGTGCCGGTGGAGCTTCCGCTGCAGGTGCTGCTCTGCCTCGGCTTGGGCGTGATCGCGCTGCTGGTCGATGCGATCGCGGTGAGCGGGGGCGTTCCCGCCGTGGCGGGGTTGGTGCTGTTGTGCGTGGTGGCGATCCCCGCGTCGTTGGCGCCGAACATGCTGCCGTGGTGGACGTTCGTGGCGGGCGCGGTCGGTTTCGCGCTGCTGCTGGCGTGTTCGGGCAGGCATCGCCACGGCAGTGCGGGCCGGGACCGGCTGGATCGCCGGGGTGTGGCGCTGGCCGCAGCGTCCGGTGTGGTCGCCCTGCTCACCGGCGTCGTGTTCACCGGCGTCGGCACCGAGGGCCGGTTGCCCGGCGGTGCCGCCACGGGCTACGGCTCGGGCACCGGTGGTATCGGGTTGCGGCCGTTCACGTCGCTGCGCGGCCAGCTCGACCGGGACAGTCCGGTCGACCTGTTCCGGATCAGCGGGTTACCGGAGCCGACGTACCTGCGGGCGATGACCTTGCGGCATTTCGACCCCGCTCGCGGTTGGGAGCTCGGTGCGCTCAACACGGGTGTGGACGCCCACCGGCCGCTGCCGCTGCCGACCGGAACGGACACGTTGGCACCAGGGCCGACTGCGACGGTGCGCATCGATCCGGTCGGCTATCGCGATCCGTGGCTGCCGATCTTCGGGGTGCCGAGGTCGGTGGACGGGATGGGCGACCAGTGGCGTTACGACCCGGGCAGTGGCGTTGTGTTCACCCAGACCCGGCAGGAGAGCAGACCGTACGTCGAGACGGTCACGCTGCCTTCGCCCACTCCGCAGCAGCTGCGTCAGGCGGGTGGTCCGGCGGAGGTCGACCCGGCGTACCTGAACACCGAGGGCGTGTCGCCGCGCATCGCGGAGCTCGCGCAGCGGATCACCGCGGACGCGCCGACCGACTTCGACAAGGCCGTGGCGGTGCAGCGGTTCTTCACCGACCGCTCCAACGGTTTCCGGTACGACCTGAGCACCGGTCCGTCGACGAGCGGGAACGCCTTGGAGGACTTCCTGTTCCGCGGCAAGCGGGGTTTCTGCGAGCAGTTCGCCTCGTCGATGGGCGTGTTGTTGCGCGAGGCGGGCGTTCCGACGCGGGTCGCGGTCGGGTTCACCCCCGGTTCCCGCGACGGCGACGAGCGCGTGATCAGCACGAACGACGCGCACGCCTGGGTGGAGGCGTACTTCCCGCAGTACGGGTGGGTCACGTTCGATCCGACTCCGCTGCGCGATGGCCGCACGGCGTTGCCGGAGTACTTGAACCCGCCCGCGCCCGCACCTTCCCCGGCACCGGACACCGGTCAGACGCAGCAGCCTCCGACGGACTCCGCTGCGTCCCAGCCCGAAACACCCGACCCCGGCGCGTCTCAGCAGGAGGACCCGGCACCTGAACCGCAACAGCCCGGTTCCGGCGGCGTGTGGGTCGCGACCGGCCTGATCCTGTTGGCCGCGCTGCTGCTGGGCGCCGCCCCCGCGGCACTGCGCGAGGTCCGGCGCAGGCGCCGCCTGAACGCGGTCCACGCGGGCGCACCCGGCGCCGCGGGCGTGGCCTGGCGCGAACTGCTGGACGAATCCACCGACCGCGGCGGCCCACCCGCCGACACCTCCGGCACGGTCCGTTCCACGGCGACCGCCCTCCTCAACACCCACGAGCTCGACGAGACCACCGCACAAGCAGTCCATTCCCTGGTCACCGCAGTGGAACAAGAGTGGTACGCCCCGACCGGCCACCCCGCTCCCACGGCCACCGCACCTCCGGCCGAGGCCCTCCCCCAAGTCCTCAAGGCCCTGAGCGAACACGCACCCCTCACCTGGCCGCAACGCCTGCTCCCCCGCTCAGTCCTCCCCCGCAAACCCAAGCCACAACACGGCACCACCTGA
- a CDS encoding DUF58 domain-containing protein: MLSGLTVRGRCLLAAGVAAAVCSLVLDERDLLRIAAFVAVLPLLALLLAGRVRHEVRVRREVLPGRVAVGGNATVRLHVTGSGRVPVGGLLLEDGVPHALGGRPRFRLDHVRRSGAMLEYPASPGLRGIHQIGPLRTRIGDPFGLTEFEHELAGRSRLVAVPKVVPLGGFPAGSGLGTGEDGSTRLRAGHGDDDTMVREYRHGDDIRRVHWKSTAKRDELMVRVEERPWHGGVTVLLDRRSAAHRGTGAAASLEWAVSAAASICAHLHAHGQQVRLVTEDAATLSGGPGPFDGGQDDSAMLDALAAVRPSAQRDLVCPQDPGNGQELIAVLGATTTAGVQELTRLRPERARSLALLLDVRTWAGDPSEGSFAPQRTAERLRASGWTVVVVDGPRSSLAGAWGRLCQAASAGTAGSGAMS; this comes from the coding sequence GTGCTGTCCGGCCTGACCGTTCGGGGCCGCTGCCTGCTGGCCGCCGGCGTGGCCGCGGCGGTGTGCTCGCTGGTGCTCGACGAACGGGATCTCCTGCGGATCGCGGCGTTCGTGGCGGTGCTGCCGCTGCTGGCGCTGCTGCTGGCCGGCCGGGTACGCCACGAGGTGCGCGTGCGGCGGGAGGTGCTGCCGGGCCGGGTCGCGGTCGGCGGCAACGCAACGGTGCGGCTGCACGTCACCGGTTCCGGCAGGGTGCCGGTGGGCGGGCTGCTGCTGGAGGACGGGGTGCCGCACGCGCTCGGCGGGCGGCCGCGGTTCCGGCTGGACCACGTGCGCCGGTCGGGCGCGATGCTGGAGTACCCGGCCAGTCCCGGCTTGCGCGGCATCCACCAGATCGGCCCGTTGCGCACTCGGATCGGCGATCCGTTCGGGCTCACCGAGTTCGAGCACGAACTGGCCGGTCGCAGTCGCCTGGTGGCGGTGCCGAAGGTGGTGCCGCTGGGCGGGTTTCCCGCGGGTTCCGGACTGGGCACCGGGGAGGACGGCTCGACCCGGCTGCGCGCGGGGCACGGCGACGACGACACGATGGTCCGCGAGTATCGGCACGGTGACGACATCCGCCGCGTGCATTGGAAGAGCACCGCGAAGCGGGACGAGCTGATGGTGCGCGTCGAGGAACGGCCGTGGCACGGCGGCGTGACGGTGCTGCTGGATCGGCGTTCGGCGGCGCACCGCGGGACGGGCGCGGCGGCGAGCCTGGAGTGGGCGGTGTCGGCGGCCGCAAGCATCTGCGCGCACCTGCACGCGCACGGCCAACAGGTCCGGCTGGTCACGGAGGACGCCGCGACGCTCAGCGGCGGTCCCGGCCCGTTCGACGGCGGACAGGACGATTCGGCGATGCTGGACGCGCTGGCGGCGGTGCGGCCGTCCGCGCAGCGCGACCTGGTGTGCCCGCAGGATCCGGGCAACGGCCAGGAGCTGATCGCGGTCCTGGGGGCGACGACGACGGCCGGTGTGCAGGAGCTGACCCGGCTTCGCCCGGAGCGGGCGCGCAGCCTCGCGCTGCTGTTGGACGTGCGGACGTGGGCGGGTGATCCGTCCGAGGGCTCGTTCGCGCCGCAGCGCACCGCCGAACGGCTCCGCGCCTCCGGCTGGACCGTGGTCGTCGTCGACGGGCCGCGGTCGTCGTTGGCGGGCGCGTGGGGCAGGTTGTGCCAGGCCGCGTCGGCCGGTACCGCGGGTTCGGGGGCGATGTCGTGA